A genomic stretch from Sphingobacterium sp. ML3W includes:
- a CDS encoding L-fucose isomerase, whose amino-acid sequence MKTYPKIGIRPIIDGRLGGIRESLEETTMNMAKAVVALFNTELKYPDGTPVVCVVADTCIGGVKEAADCADKFERENVGVSLSVTPCWCYGSETMDMNPLLPKAIWGFNGTERPGAVYLAATLAAHNQKGLPAFGIYGKDVQDMGDQHIPEDVREKLLAFARAGLAVAIMRGKSYLAIGSVSMGIAGSIVDADFFQSYLGMRNEYVDSSEILRRIQQNIFDPEEYKVALKWTREHCQEGEDFNQQKNVKNREEKDQDWEFVVKMTMIMRDLMIGNPRLVDQGYGEEAQGHYALLAGFQGQRQWTDFLPDGDFSEALLNSSFDWNGIRAPYLVATENDALNGVSMLFNYLLTNTAQIFADVRTYWSPEAVKRVSGWKPEGRAADGFLHLINSGSATLDGTGKQRLGDKPVMKPHWEISDKEVDACLKATTFYPSNRDYMRGGGFSSKFVTEGGMPVTMCRLNLIKGIGPVLQIAEGWTIDLPGDVRRILDERTDKIWPTTWFVPRLTGETNFSSVYAVMANWGSNHGAISYGHIGADLITLAAMLRIPVNMHNVAQEAIFRPSAWGAFGMDSEGSDYRACQVYGPLYK is encoded by the coding sequence ATGAAAACATATCCTAAAATTGGTATTCGCCCTATTATCGATGGTCGCCTGGGCGGTATACGCGAATCTTTGGAAGAGACAACAATGAATATGGCTAAAGCTGTCGTGGCATTGTTTAACACCGAATTGAAATATCCCGATGGAACACCAGTGGTCTGTGTTGTCGCGGATACCTGTATTGGTGGTGTAAAAGAAGCCGCAGACTGTGCCGATAAGTTTGAGCGTGAGAATGTCGGTGTATCGCTTTCTGTTACTCCCTGTTGGTGTTATGGTTCTGAAACGATGGATATGAATCCACTGTTACCCAAAGCAATTTGGGGTTTTAATGGCACCGAACGACCAGGAGCAGTATACTTGGCGGCAACCTTGGCCGCTCATAATCAAAAGGGCTTACCAGCCTTTGGGATCTATGGTAAGGATGTACAGGACATGGGCGACCAGCATATACCGGAGGATGTGCGTGAGAAGTTACTAGCCTTTGCGAGAGCAGGATTAGCTGTGGCAATCATGCGGGGCAAATCCTATTTGGCTATCGGTTCGGTTTCGATGGGAATAGCGGGGTCCATTGTAGACGCTGATTTTTTTCAAAGCTACCTGGGGATGCGTAATGAGTATGTGGATTCCTCAGAAATCCTACGTCGGATACAACAAAATATTTTTGATCCGGAGGAATATAAAGTGGCGTTGAAATGGACGCGTGAACATTGTCAGGAGGGTGAAGACTTTAATCAACAAAAAAATGTCAAAAACCGCGAGGAGAAAGATCAGGATTGGGAATTTGTTGTCAAAATGACGATGATTATGCGTGATCTTATGATCGGCAATCCAAGACTTGTCGATCAAGGCTACGGAGAAGAAGCCCAAGGCCACTATGCACTCTTGGCTGGATTCCAGGGACAACGGCAATGGACAGATTTCTTACCAGATGGTGATTTTTCCGAAGCACTATTGAATTCGTCATTTGATTGGAATGGTATACGTGCACCTTATTTGGTCGCTACTGAAAACGATGCTTTGAATGGGGTTTCCATGCTGTTTAATTATCTGTTGACCAATACAGCGCAGATCTTTGCTGATGTGCGGACTTATTGGAGTCCTGAGGCCGTGAAGCGCGTGTCTGGTTGGAAACCTGAGGGAAGGGCTGCGGATGGATTTCTGCACTTGATTAATTCCGGATCGGCGACCCTTGATGGTACGGGGAAACAGCGTCTTGGGGATAAGCCTGTGATGAAACCACATTGGGAAATTTCGGATAAAGAAGTCGATGCCTGTCTCAAGGCCACCACATTTTATCCCTCCAATCGAGATTATATGCGGGGCGGTGGTTTTTCGTCTAAGTTTGTCACTGAAGGGGGAATGCCAGTAACCATGTGCCGTCTCAATCTCATTAAGGGAATAGGACCTGTTTTGCAAATTGCTGAGGGATGGACGATCGATCTGCCTGGAGATGTCCGTCGTATATTGGATGAACGCACAGATAAAATCTGGCCAACCACCTGGTTTGTACCACGCTTGACCGGAGAAACTAATTTTTCTAGTGTATATGCCGTTATGGCCAATTGGGGTTCCAATCATGGCGCCATTAGCTATGGACATATTGGTGCAGATCTGATTACGCTGGCAGCCATGTTACGCATTCCTGTCAATATGCATAATGTAGCGCAGGAGGCAATCTTTCGACCATCGGCATGGGGAGCTTTTGGAATGGACAGTGAGGGCAGCGATTATAGAGCATGCCAGGTATATGGACCCCTGTATAAATAA
- a CDS encoding SDR family oxidoreductase — protein MDLHLKDKVVIVTGGAKGIGRAVVHALAKEQAIPVIVGRKQADNEKVREEVKQFGIDALCIEAELSKPEDCEKAVQKTLEVYGRIDGLVNNAGQNDGVGLASGDYTKFVASLHKNLIHYYLMAHHALDALKASKGSIVNISSKTGETGQGNTSAYAASNGGRNALTREWAVELLPYSIRVNAIVVAECATPQYDTWIQTLPNPEEILKKITDRIPLENRMTTSEEIADTTVFLLSDKSSHTTGQLIHVDGGYVHLDRSIIAE, from the coding sequence ATGGATCTTCATTTAAAAGATAAAGTTGTTATTGTTACAGGTGGTGCAAAAGGGATAGGGCGTGCTGTTGTGCATGCTTTGGCCAAGGAGCAGGCTATTCCTGTTATTGTGGGACGTAAGCAGGCCGACAATGAAAAAGTAAGGGAAGAAGTGAAACAGTTCGGTATTGATGCTTTGTGTATTGAGGCTGAATTGTCCAAACCTGAAGATTGTGAAAAAGCGGTACAAAAGACACTGGAGGTTTATGGCCGCATAGATGGCCTGGTGAATAATGCGGGACAGAATGATGGGGTGGGTTTAGCATCTGGTGATTATACGAAATTTGTTGCCTCATTACATAAAAATCTGATCCATTATTATTTAATGGCGCATCATGCATTGGATGCATTGAAAGCATCTAAAGGAAGTATTGTCAATATATCTTCCAAAACAGGAGAAACCGGACAGGGCAATACATCAGCCTATGCCGCTTCCAATGGTGGACGAAATGCATTGACACGCGAATGGGCTGTAGAATTGTTGCCTTATTCAATCCGTGTAAACGCTATTGTTGTTGCTGAATGTGCTACCCCACAATACGACACCTGGATCCAGACTTTACCAAATCCGGAGGAAATATTGAAAAAGATTACCGATCGTATCCCATTGGAAAATCGCATGACTACGTCGGAGGAAATTGCAGATACAACCGTATTCTTGCTATCAGACAAGTCAAGCCATACGACGGGTCAATTGATCCATGTTGATGGCGGTTATGTACATTTAGACCGCTCCATTATTGCGGAATAG
- a CDS encoding amidohydrolase family protein, protein MRIDTHQHFWQFDPVRDSWITDEMLVIKRDFTPLDIQFVLERNGFVGSVAVQADQSDAETNYLVQLSKSHPFIKGVVGWIDLQAEDIEQQLISYKELPVIKGFRHIVEGELDPDFLIRPAVLNGLKALAAFGYTYDLLIRPRHYEATLQCVQQNPNLQFVLDHIAKPPIKSREFDEWAAFIDKLAAFSNVVCKVSGLATEADWSRWKLDDFKQYLDHIFLRFGKERIMFGSDWPVCLLAASYEESIAIVEDKLGDFTEKEKKSFWAENAIRVYNL, encoded by the coding sequence ATGCGTATAGATACCCATCAGCATTTTTGGCAATTCGATCCTGTGAGAGACAGTTGGATTACAGACGAGATGCTCGTTATTAAACGGGATTTCACGCCATTGGATATTCAGTTTGTATTGGAACGAAATGGATTTGTAGGTAGTGTGGCGGTTCAGGCTGATCAATCTGACGCGGAAACGAATTATTTGGTTCAGCTATCCAAAAGTCACCCCTTTATCAAAGGTGTGGTTGGATGGATTGACCTCCAGGCCGAAGATATTGAACAGCAGTTGATAAGTTATAAAGAACTACCGGTGATCAAAGGCTTCCGCCACATTGTTGAGGGAGAGTTGGACCCAGATTTTCTGATTCGACCAGCTGTGTTGAATGGGTTAAAAGCATTGGCCGCGTTTGGCTATACCTACGATTTATTGATTCGTCCGCGTCATTATGAGGCTACATTGCAATGTGTACAGCAAAATCCAAATCTTCAATTTGTGCTGGATCATATTGCCAAACCTCCGATTAAATCAAGGGAGTTTGATGAGTGGGCCGCGTTTATCGATAAACTTGCTGCCTTTTCAAATGTGGTCTGTAAAGTGTCCGGGCTGGCCACAGAGGCTGATTGGTCCAGATGGAAATTGGATGATTTCAAACAGTATCTAGACCATATTTTCCTACGTTTTGGAAAAGAAAGGATTATGTTTGGATCTGACTGGCCTGTATGTCTGTTAGCGGCCTCCTATGAGGAAAGTATCGCTATTGTTGAGGATAAGTTGGGTGACTTTACAGAAAAGGAAAAAAAATCGTTTTGGGCTGAGAATGCTATACGTGTGTATAATCTATAA
- a CDS encoding glycoside hydrolase family 172 protein, which yields MKRFIFLWCVVMFGYTSFAQNSNGLGNLSKLSNAKTRSISPENFSGGKGKGGMAVPNEKEGARNQANASKAARELGVGWKVNPYVHIGAGETFTLAEIDGSGIIQHIWMTPTGNWSQSIIRFYWDGETEPSVEAPVGAFFGMGWNKYAPLNSLAMTVNPGSAFNSYWQMPFRKKCKITMENVSIHPMVLYYQVNYAETEVGNDEAYFHAQYRRSHPTEGSLHTILDGVKGKGHYVGTYLAVGVNNTGWWGEGEVKFFLDGDKEFATIVTTGLEDYFCGSYNFENKETRRYQEFTTPYAGLHQVIRPDGIYDSQQRFGMYRWHILDPVRFDGDLKVTVQDLGWRSEDRYLPQKSDIISVAYWYQTEPHGKFKPLPGKNGIEIN from the coding sequence ATGAAAAGATTCATTTTTTTATGGTGTGTAGTCATGTTCGGTTACACATCTTTCGCTCAAAATTCAAATGGATTAGGTAATCTATCGAAATTATCGAATGCTAAAACAAGGTCAATCAGTCCTGAAAACTTTAGCGGTGGAAAAGGTAAAGGTGGAATGGCGGTCCCTAATGAAAAGGAGGGGGCTCGTAATCAGGCAAATGCTTCCAAAGCCGCCCGAGAGCTCGGTGTAGGATGGAAAGTTAATCCTTATGTCCATATTGGAGCCGGGGAGACATTTACGCTGGCTGAAATAGATGGATCAGGAATCATTCAGCACATCTGGATGACACCGACAGGCAACTGGAGTCAATCCATTATTCGGTTTTATTGGGATGGGGAGACCGAACCTTCGGTTGAAGCACCTGTCGGAGCCTTTTTTGGAATGGGCTGGAATAAATACGCCCCTTTGAATTCACTTGCGATGACAGTCAATCCAGGTAGTGCATTTAACTCCTATTGGCAAATGCCTTTTCGAAAAAAATGCAAGATAACAATGGAGAATGTCAGCATTCACCCCATGGTACTCTATTATCAAGTCAATTATGCCGAGACTGAGGTTGGTAATGATGAAGCTTATTTCCATGCGCAATACCGAAGATCTCACCCTACAGAAGGTTCCTTACATACCATTCTGGATGGTGTAAAAGGGAAAGGACATTACGTTGGAACCTATTTAGCTGTGGGAGTCAACAACACGGGCTGGTGGGGTGAAGGTGAAGTCAAATTTTTCCTTGATGGCGATAAAGAGTTTGCTACGATCGTCACAACAGGACTGGAAGACTACTTTTGTGGATCTTACAATTTTGAAAACAAAGAAACGCGTAGATATCAGGAGTTTACTACACCTTATGCTGGTCTACATCAAGTGATCCGCCCAGATGGTATATATGATTCACAGCAGCGATTTGGCATGTACCGTTGGCATATTCTGGATCCTGTACGTTTTGACGGTGACCTAAAGGTAACCGTTCAAGATCTGGGCTGGCGGTCCGAAGACCGATACCTGCCGCAGAAGTCTGATATTATTTCGGTGGCTTACTGGTACCAGACAGAGCCTCACGGCAAATTTAAACCACTTCCAGGAAAGAATGGGATAGAAATCAATTAA
- a CDS encoding SDR family oxidoreductase, whose product MGKLEQKVAVITGGGSGIGRAISVQFATEGAKVHILDLNEEGGNAVVAEILALGGQAVFNRCNVTDQQEIIDIAQNIGKIDILVNNAGIAHVGNLENCKSEDFERVFNVNVKGAYNALYAIVPIMKAQGSGAILNLASIAAWVGITDRFAYSMSKGAIYAMSLSVARDYMAYGIRCNSISPARVHTPFVDGFIAKNYPGKEAEMFEKLSASQPIGRMAQPEEIAKLALFLCSDDAGFITGNDYPIDGGFIKLNN is encoded by the coding sequence ATGGGAAAATTAGAACAAAAAGTAGCTGTTATTACAGGCGGTGGTAGTGGGATTGGTCGTGCTATCAGTGTGCAATTTGCTACAGAAGGAGCGAAAGTCCATATTCTGGATTTAAATGAGGAAGGTGGGAATGCTGTAGTAGCGGAAATTTTGGCTCTAGGTGGGCAGGCTGTGTTCAATCGTTGTAACGTAACCGATCAACAGGAAATTATCGACATAGCTCAAAATATCGGGAAAATTGATATTTTAGTGAATAATGCTGGCATTGCTCACGTTGGTAATTTGGAAAATTGTAAATCCGAAGACTTCGAACGTGTTTTTAATGTGAATGTGAAAGGGGCCTATAATGCGTTGTATGCTATTGTGCCAATCATGAAAGCGCAAGGTTCTGGAGCTATTCTTAATCTCGCTTCGATTGCGGCGTGGGTAGGAATTACGGATCGTTTTGCCTATTCCATGAGTAAAGGTGCGATCTATGCAATGTCTTTGTCAGTAGCACGTGATTACATGGCTTATGGTATCCGTTGCAACAGTATCTCGCCAGCGCGTGTACATACCCCTTTTGTAGATGGTTTTATTGCGAAGAACTATCCTGGTAAAGAGGCTGAAATGTTTGAAAAACTGTCTGCAAGCCAGCCAATAGGTCGTATGGCACAACCCGAAGAAATTGCTAAGCTGGCACTTTTTCTTTGTAGTGATGACGCAGGGTTTATCACAGGTAATGACTATCCTATCGATGGTGGTTTTATTAAATTGAATAACTAA
- a CDS encoding DUF6786 family protein codes for MKTKLFKAMMIFSVLFSACQGNNKVPGHPQKAAPNFAHDLTFLQKWDQQLIVLSASGGEAKLIVSPKYQGKVFTSTAEGEEGKSFGWINYKAFDQAIDPHMNAYGGEDRLWLGPEGGPFSLFFAPKKDMVFDHWRTPAAIDTESWSLVSSSTKSVRLAKDMELQNYAGTQFKINVNRQVEILERKEIEGMLSIVLGDKVKSVGFKTTNSLRNTGDFTWDKKTGAPCIWNLDMFTPTPETVILIPYKEEAEGKVATTDYFGEIQSDRIAMEKGVLYFKADGLSRGKLGIPPHRAKPIAGSYAVDEGVLTITLFDVANTATYLNQEWTTKKDPFLGDAMNAYNDGPLADGTQMGPFYEIESVSPAAFIPPNEQIVHTHSVFHFTGDKTELNTIAEKVLGTSLARVSTIFGQPKK; via the coding sequence ATGAAAACAAAACTATTCAAAGCTATGATGATATTCTCAGTATTGTTCTCAGCCTGTCAGGGTAATAATAAAGTACCAGGGCACCCGCAGAAAGCTGCGCCTAATTTCGCTCATGATCTCACTTTTCTGCAAAAATGGGATCAGCAACTGATTGTTCTTTCAGCTTCCGGAGGGGAGGCGAAGCTGATTGTTTCGCCCAAATACCAAGGGAAAGTGTTTACTTCTACCGCAGAAGGTGAGGAGGGGAAGAGTTTTGGCTGGATCAACTACAAAGCTTTTGATCAAGCTATTGATCCACATATGAATGCTTATGGTGGTGAAGATCGGCTATGGCTGGGGCCAGAAGGTGGGCCTTTTTCGTTGTTCTTTGCACCGAAAAAAGACATGGTTTTTGATCATTGGCGTACCCCAGCGGCAATTGACACCGAAAGTTGGTCTTTGGTTTCATCCTCCACGAAAAGTGTGCGACTCGCCAAGGATATGGAACTGCAAAACTATGCTGGAACACAGTTCAAAATAAATGTTAATCGCCAGGTGGAGATATTGGAACGTAAGGAGATCGAAGGTATGCTTTCCATTGTATTAGGGGATAAGGTAAAATCTGTTGGGTTTAAAACAACCAATAGCTTGCGAAATACAGGTGATTTTACTTGGGATAAAAAAACAGGAGCGCCCTGCATATGGAATTTGGATATGTTTACACCTACACCAGAAACCGTGATTTTAATTCCCTATAAAGAAGAAGCTGAAGGTAAAGTGGCCACAACAGACTACTTTGGTGAGATTCAATCTGATCGGATTGCAATGGAAAAAGGTGTTTTATACTTTAAAGCTGATGGTTTATCAAGGGGTAAACTCGGTATACCACCTCATCGCGCCAAACCTATAGCCGGAAGTTATGCTGTTGATGAAGGTGTACTTACGATCACCCTTTTTGACGTGGCTAATACAGCTACTTATCTAAACCAGGAATGGACGACAAAAAAAGATCCTTTCCTAGGTGATGCAATGAATGCTTATAACGATGGTCCGTTAGCGGACGGTACACAAATGGGGCCTTTTTATGAAATTGAAAGTGTTTCTCCAGCGGCTTTTATTCCACCTAATGAACAGATTGTGCACACACATAGTGTCTTCCATTTTACTGGAGACAAAACTGAGCTGAATACAATTGCTGAGAAGGTGTTGGGAACCTCCCTAGCCCGTGTTTCAACAATTTTTGGTCAACCTAAAAAGTAA
- a CDS encoding fumarylacetoacetate hydrolase family protein — protein sequence MKLIRFGAFGKEKIGVQVDGVNYDVSAFGGDYNEQFFAEDGLARLEEFVKANAGKLIEIPQDERIGAPFARPSKIVCIGLNYMDHAKETNAPIPAEPIIFMKSTTSLIGPYDNVMIPKDSVKTDWEVEFCIVIGKKASYVEENEALDYVAGYVLHNDVSEREYQLERGGTWDKGKGCDTFAPMGPFMATKEEIKDINNVRIWLKVNGKTYQDGNTKDLIFSIAHVVSYVSRFMTLLPGDVISTGTPAGVGLGFNPPIYLNPGDVIELGADGLGESRQTVVAYSKN from the coding sequence ATGAAATTAATACGTTTTGGAGCCTTTGGCAAAGAGAAGATTGGAGTTCAGGTCGACGGAGTAAACTACGATGTAAGTGCATTTGGTGGTGATTACAATGAACAATTTTTTGCAGAAGATGGTTTGGCTCGTTTGGAAGAATTTGTCAAGGCTAATGCAGGTAAACTGATTGAAATTCCACAAGACGAGCGTATCGGAGCACCTTTTGCCCGTCCATCTAAAATAGTTTGTATCGGACTGAATTATATGGATCATGCCAAGGAAACAAATGCACCGATTCCTGCTGAACCTATTATTTTTATGAAGTCCACCACTTCATTAATAGGACCATACGATAATGTGATGATTCCTAAAGATTCTGTAAAGACGGATTGGGAAGTGGAGTTTTGTATTGTAATTGGTAAAAAAGCCTCTTATGTAGAAGAAAATGAGGCTTTGGATTATGTTGCGGGTTATGTACTTCACAATGACGTATCTGAACGTGAGTATCAATTGGAACGAGGTGGCACCTGGGATAAAGGAAAAGGCTGTGATACATTTGCACCGATGGGACCATTTATGGCTACCAAAGAAGAGATCAAGGATATTAATAATGTACGTATCTGGTTGAAAGTTAATGGTAAAACCTATCAGGATGGAAATACCAAAGATTTAATTTTTTCAATCGCACATGTTGTTTCCTATGTTTCTAGATTTATGACCCTATTACCTGGAGATGTGATTTCAACAGGAACTCCTGCTGGTGTAGGCCTTGGATTTAATCCTCCTATTTACTTGAACCCTGGTGATGTGATTGAATTGGGTGCAGATGGACTTGGCGAATCGCGTCAGACTGTGGTTGCTTATTCAAAGAATTAA
- the fucP gene encoding L-fucose:H+ symporter permease, giving the protein MNTTSPRKKKKSLFVNEQGVNYLVPFIFICSLFLLWGFAHGFLDVLDKHFQDLLHVSKAQSGFVQFSLYIGYLAMALPAGLFIKRYGYQRGIILGLAIFAIGAFMFYPAAALGAFIPFLIALFVLACGLTFLETAANPYSTVLGDKAGAARRINISQSFNGLGWILGPLIGGLFVFGMESTGEHDKFDSLVTPYMMIGSIVVVVLLIFMVIKLPEVKEDPDTDGEENPPLRKLLQYPAFILAVAAQFLYVAAQTGTNSFFINYVIDAVHDLQTPISNIMVHLGYFGDFFMPKNNEQAASILLAIGGMGAFWIGRLTGAYFMRFVSPRKLLMWYAIANSVLVTVVIADIGWLSVFSLFTTYFFMSIMFPTIFALGIQDLGTLTKKASSFLVMAVAGGAFCPPIMGLISDHSKMAVGFFIPLLCYLFIAFYGFWIKRKLKTERITVGVSH; this is encoded by the coding sequence ATGAACACGACATCCCCAAGAAAAAAGAAAAAATCCCTTTTTGTCAATGAGCAAGGAGTTAATTATCTTGTGCCGTTCATTTTTATTTGCAGCCTATTTCTCCTTTGGGGCTTTGCCCACGGTTTCTTAGATGTGCTGGATAAGCATTTTCAGGATCTTTTGCATGTCAGTAAAGCGCAATCCGGCTTTGTGCAGTTTTCCCTTTATATTGGATATTTGGCCATGGCCTTGCCTGCAGGATTATTCATTAAACGCTATGGGTATCAAAGAGGTATTATCCTTGGCCTAGCTATTTTTGCTATAGGTGCTTTTATGTTTTATCCTGCTGCGGCCTTGGGCGCTTTTATTCCTTTCCTGATCGCTTTGTTTGTGTTGGCCTGTGGACTTACTTTTTTAGAAACTGCTGCTAATCCCTATTCTACTGTATTGGGAGATAAGGCTGGAGCTGCCCGACGAATTAATATTTCTCAATCTTTCAACGGACTCGGGTGGATATTAGGACCACTTATTGGAGGGCTTTTCGTTTTTGGGATGGAGTCAACGGGTGAACATGATAAGTTTGATTCTTTAGTGACACCCTATATGATGATCGGTAGTATCGTAGTGGTGGTTCTGCTTATTTTTATGGTCATCAAGCTGCCCGAAGTCAAAGAAGACCCCGATACAGATGGGGAGGAAAACCCGCCATTGCGAAAGCTATTGCAATATCCAGCTTTTATATTGGCTGTTGCAGCGCAATTCTTATATGTCGCTGCACAGACCGGCACGAATTCATTTTTTATCAATTATGTCATAGATGCTGTTCATGATCTGCAAACGCCTATCAGCAATATCATGGTGCACTTAGGTTATTTTGGCGATTTTTTTATGCCCAAAAATAATGAACAGGCGGCCTCGATCCTGCTCGCTATCGGTGGGATGGGAGCCTTCTGGATCGGGCGTCTTACTGGTGCATATTTTATGCGGTTTGTGAGTCCACGTAAATTATTGATGTGGTACGCGATAGCCAATAGTGTGTTGGTCACGGTCGTTATTGCTGATATCGGATGGCTTTCGGTTTTCAGCCTGTTCACGACATATTTTTTTATGTCCATCATGTTTCCGACCATCTTTGCGCTAGGAATTCAAGATCTAGGTACATTGACGAAGAAGGCTTCTTCTTTCTTGGTGATGGCTGTTGCAGGGGGAGCCTTCTGTCCACCCATTATGGGATTGATTTCTGATCATTCTAAGATGGCTGTTGGTTTTTTTATACCATTACTATGTTATTTGTTTATTGCGTTTTACGGGTTTTGGATCAAGCGTAAACTTAAAACAGAACGTATCACTGTGGGTGTGTCCCATTAA